From the genome of Spinacia oleracea cultivar Varoflay chromosome 2, BTI_SOV_V1, whole genome shotgun sequence, one region includes:
- the LOC110785558 gene encoding cytochrome P450 CYP72A219, translated as MEKAPNNLIVGLITTIIVLVILWKVVNGVWLRPKKMEKLLRRQGFKGNPYKFIVGDVKDIIKQTKAALQKPISLDDDHLPRIVCFIHDIIQKHGKHCIAWMGPTPWLIITDAEKIKDVLTKYEDFQKPNHPFTQLLMVGLFGLEGGTWVKHRRIINPAFHMDKLKSMFHSIQESCSLMTSSWEEIVSKDGSGSGSGSGSSEIDVWPYLESLTGDIISRVAFGSSYEKGRKICALQTEQVNLSIAGPQPSNYIPGWRFLPTKKNRRVKEICKEIEESLTGIIDSRKKEMEAGVGTKDDLLGILLESNMKEIKENGNEKGKGLTTKEVVDECKIFYLAGSETTSTLIVWALVLMSKHPIWQNRARDEVLQVFGKDGVPTFQGLTHLKTVTMILNETLRLYTPAYMLLRKVYKDTKLRDMMIPAGTEILLPLCVVHQDVKLWGEDAKEFNPERFAQGVSNATKGQPIYFPFSTGPRFCIGQNLSMLEAKLTLAMILQRFSFTVSPTYTHAPFGTLTVRPQHGANLILTKL; from the exons ATGGAGAAGGCACCCAATAACCTAATTGTTGGTTTGATCACAACGATTATAGTGTTAGTAATTTTATGGAAGGTGGTGAACGGGGTCTGGTTAAGGCCTAAGAAGATGGAGAAGTTGTTGAGAAGACAAGGTTTTAAAGGTAATCCTTACAAATTCATTGTTGGAGATGTCAAGGATATTATCAAACAAACAAAAGCCGCATTACAAAAACCAATTAGTTTGGATGATGATCATCTGCCTCGAATCGTCTGCTTTATCCATGATATTATCCAAAAGCATG GAAAACATTGTATTGCATGGATGGGGCCGACTCCATGGTTGATCATCACAGATGCAGAGAAGATAAAGGATGTGTTGACCAAGTATGAAGATTTTCAAAAACCAAATCATCCGTTTACCCAATTACTCATGGTCGGGTTGTTTGGGCTTGAAGGTGGAACATGGGTTAAACATAGAAGAATAATCAACCCTGCATTTCATATGGACAAGTTGAAG AGTATGTTCCATTCAATACAAGAGAGTTGTAGCTTGATGACGAGTTCATGGGAAGAGATAGTATCGAAAGATGGTTCTGGTTCTGGTTCTGGTTCTGGTTCAAGTGAGATAGACGTATGGCCTTACCTTGAAAGTTTAACAGGTGATATTATTTCTAGAGTAGCCTTTGGCAGTAGTTATGAAAAAGGGAGAAAAATATGTGCTTTGCAAACTGAACAAGTCAATTTATCAATTGCTGGTCCGCAACCATCAAATTACATCCCCGGATGgag ATTTTTGCCTACAAAGAAGAATCGGCGAGTGAAAGAAATATGTAAAGAAATAGAAGAATCATTGACAGGAATAATAGATTCAAggaaaaaagaaatggaggcaGGGGTAGGCACCAAAGATGATCTTTTGGGCATACTACTCGAATCCAATATGAAAGAAATCAAAGAAAATGGAAATGAAAAGGGAAAAGGCTTAACTACCAAAGAGGTAGTTGATGAATGCAAGATTTTCTACTTAGCCGGATCAGAGACAACTTCAACTCTTATAGTTTGGGCACTCGTTTTGATGAGCAAACATCCAATTTGGCAAAACCGCGCTAGGGATGAGGTTTTGCAAGTTTTTGGGAAGGATGGAGTGCCAACTTTCCAAGGACTAACCCATCTCAAAACA GTAACAATGATTTTAAATGAAACTCTACGACTGTATACACCAGCATATATGTTGTTACGCAAAGTCTACAAGGACACAAAGTTACGGGACATGATGATTCCGGCGGGAACAGAAATACTTCTGCCATTATGTGTGGTTCATCAAGATGTAAAATTATGGGGTGAAGATGCAAAAGAATTCAATCCAGAAAGATTTGCTCAAGGTGTTTCAAATGCAACCAAAGGACAACCTATATACTTCCCCTTTAGTACGGGTCCGCGCTTTTGCATTGGCCAAAACTTGTCCATGTTGGAAGCTAAATTGACATTGGCTATGATTTTACAACGCTTCTCTTTCACTGTCTCCCCGACTTATACTCATGCACCTTTTGGTACTTTAACCGTTAGGCCTCAACATGGAGCCAACTTAATTTTAACCAAACTCTAG
- the LOC110785578 gene encoding delta(7)-sterol-C5(6)-desaturase, with product MSSEKYMKLLVEESTWYNEMLLPQIARDVLPHFLQSWLRNCICGVFVFIISTLLLRFNYWKYHSSSPKENVATRKEMIKQIKESMELMPSGALFLTVTEYLAETGWTRCYTRISDVGLGIYILSTLVYLAVIEVWTYWIHRYMHEIRPIYKHIHSRHHSYNKESSLSPFAGWALHPLDGILMELPHGIAFLMVPTHFFTHLALYLTEAMWGVLVHGKGFKLRWPFMDGEFHTIHHTACQNNYGNFTICMDKWFGTLRPPKESIQVKKEN from the exons ATGAGTAGTGAGAAATACATGAAGCTTTTGGTGGAGGAGTCAACATGGTACAACGAGATGTTGTTGCCACAAATTGCGCGCGACGTACTTCCTCACTTTCTTCAGTCATGGCTTCGTAATTGCATTTGCGGTGTCTTTGTCTTTATAATTTCCACTCTTCTTCTTCGCTTCAACTATTGGAAATACCACTCCTCCTCTCCTAAAG AGAATGTGGCAACAAGAAAAGAGATGATAAAGCAGATAAAAGAATCAATGGAATTAATGCCCTCAGGTGCCCTATTTCTAACGGTGACGGAGTATCTTGCTGAAACAGGATGGACAAGATGTTATACAAGAATAAGTGATGTTGGTTTAGGAATCTACATCCTTTCAACTCTTGTTTATCTTGCCGTTATTGAAGTTTGGACTTACTGGATTCATCGATATATGCATGAAATAAGACCAATCTACAAGCATATTCATTCTCGTCACCATTCTTATAACAAGGAGAGTAGCCTTTCCCCTTTCGCGG GTTGGGCATTGCATCCTTTGGATGGAATATTAATGGAACTTCCACACGGAATAGCATTTCTGATGGTTCCTACTCATTTTTTTACACATTTAGCGCTCTATCTTACGGAAGCTATGTGGGGTGTTTTGGTACATGGAAAAGGTTTCAAGCTAAGATGGCCATTCATGGATGGTGAATTTCATACCATTCATCATACCGCTTGTCAAAATAATTATGGTAACTTCACAATTTGTATGGACAAATGGTTTGGAACCCTTCGCCCACCCAAGGAATCCATCCAGGTGAAGAAGGAAAACTGA
- the LOC110785568 gene encoding beta-amyrin 6-beta-monooxygenase has translation MDSTFVVIFSSLILTIISIIFFKTKKSSKLNLPPGKYGWPLYGETIEYISKPEAFMRDRMAKYSKEIFKTSVLGEKVAILCGHSGHKFLYSNDTKLFQFWMPPSLASALSVKDDDKNSTSSKLLHEQLHKFLKMESLQHFVPIMDTKARHHFETFWCPFQQVKVQPLTKHFTFMLTCCLFIKYSNEEQVKELAKPFFDLHEGTMSESVSLPFYSAKKRQETVQKKIISIIKERQLELINKGGSKNNDDGIGGGFQDLLTRVLITASHEIDEKVIAGIINSLLFASFYTISTAITFIVYYLADHPHVYHKVLQEHLEIARSKKDGELLNWKDIQKMKYSWNVACESMRLRPPALGSFREVLNDFTYAGFRVPKGWKVAWNVYSTHKDPKYFPDPEKFEPSRFEGNNNPLPPYAYVPFGGGPFMCGGKEYARIEILVFLHNLVTRFKFSRVNPMEEIIYTPIPTPLQGLPIHLQKIN, from the exons ATGGATTCAACTTTTGTTGTGATCTTTTCAAGTTTGATTCTCACCATAATTTCCATAATCTTtttcaaaaccaaaaaaagcTCAAAACTAAACCTTCCTCCAGGGAAATATGGCTGGCCATTATACGGCGAAACCATTGAATACATATCAAAACCAGAAGCTTTCATGCGTGATAGAATGGCGAAATACTCGAAAGAAATCTTTAAAACTTCAGTACTTGGTGAGAAAGTAGCCATTTTATGCGGCCATTCAGGTCACAAATTCCTCTACTCGAACGACACGAAATTATTCCAGTTTTGGATGCCACCTTCTCTAGCCTCAGCTCTTTCCGTAAAAGACGATGACAAGAACTCAACCTCGTCAAAATTATTACACGAACAACTCCACAAGTTCCTTAAAATGGAATCCTTACAACACTTCGTACCCATCATGGATACAAAAGCTCGACACCATTTCGAAACATTTTGGTGTCCTTTTCAACAAGTTAAGGTCCAACCATTAACAAAACATTTCACTTTCATGCTAACTTGTTGCTTGTTTATCAAGTATAGTAACGAGGAACAAGTGAAGGAACTTGCTAAACCCTTCTTTGATCTCCATGAAGGGACGATGTCGGAGTCGGTAAGTTTGCCTTTCTACTCAGCTAAGAAGAGGCAAGAAACTGTTCAGAAGAAGATCATAAGTATAATTAAAGAAAGGCAATTAGAGTTAATTAATAAAGGCGGATCTAAAAATAACGACGATGGTATTGGTGGTGGTTTTCAAGATTTATTGACTCGAGTTCTTATCACAGCTTCTCATGAAATTGATGAGAAGGTGATTGCTGGGATTATTAATAGTCTCTTGTTTGCAAGCTTTTATACTATAAGCACTGCTATCACGTTTATAGTATATTACCTTGCTGATCATCCTCACGTCTACCACAAGGTTTTACAAG AGCATTTGGAGATTGCTAGATCAAAAAAGGATGGAGAGTTACTAAACTGGAAAGATATTCAGAAAATGAAGTATTCATGGAATGTGGCATGTGAATCTATGAGACTACGACCACCTGCCTTGGGAAGTTTCAGGGAAGTCCTCAATGACTTCACTTATGCTGGCTTCAGAGTCCCAAAGGGTTGGAAG GTTGCGTGGAATGTATACTCAACTCACAAGGACCCAAAGTATTTCCCAGATCCAGAAAAGTTTGAGCCATCAAGATTTGAAGGAAACAATAATCCATTACCACCCTACGCATACGTACCCTTCGGTGGAGGGCCTTTTATGTGTGGTGGCAAAGAATACGCAAGAATTGAGATACTCGTTTTTCTACATAACTTAGTCACCCGTTTCAAATTCTCGAGAGTGAATCCTATGGAAGAAATCATTTATACCCCTATTCCAACTCCTCTTCAAGGTCTCCCAATCCATCTTCAGAAAATTAATTAA